A genomic region of Oceaniferula marina contains the following coding sequences:
- a CDS encoding succinate CoA transferase — protein sequence MSHPFPTLTAEEAAELIPHDANIGFSGFTPAGAAKAVPTALAQKAVREHEAGRDFKVGVLTGASTGASLDGELAKADAVKFRTPYQSNPDMRKSINEGRTRFFDMHLSQVQQQVRYGFLGNIDYAVVEAADVAADGKVLLTSSVGATPTYLNKADKVIIELNSYHPKQLLGFHDIYELRDPPNRRPIPISNAEDRIGSQRVWVDPKKIVGVVETNRPDEIGGFTPTSAITQKIGENVAEFLAAEMAAGRVPSTFLPIQSGVGNVANAVLGAMGAHPDIPVFQLYTEVIQDSVIAGMKEGNIGFASGASLTVSPDVLQDIYANLENYQGKLLLRPQEISNNPEIVRRLGIISINTALETDIFGNVNSTHVLGQKMMNGIGGSGDFTRNAYISIFTCPSTAKGGAISAIAPLCSHMDHSEHSVQVLITEQGVADLRGKNPEERAMSIINNCAAPEYKDLLLNYYNTAKSGHTRQSLDSAFAFHKAFMETGNMQDAKI from the coding sequence CCCCCACGACGCCAACATCGGCTTCAGCGGATTCACCCCAGCCGGTGCAGCCAAAGCCGTTCCAACAGCTCTAGCCCAAAAGGCGGTTCGTGAACATGAGGCCGGACGCGACTTCAAAGTCGGAGTCCTCACCGGAGCATCCACCGGAGCCTCACTCGATGGAGAACTTGCCAAGGCCGACGCCGTCAAGTTCCGTACCCCCTACCAGTCCAACCCGGACATGCGTAAAAGCATCAATGAAGGGCGGACCCGCTTCTTCGATATGCACCTCTCCCAGGTACAACAACAAGTCCGCTACGGATTTCTTGGCAATATCGACTATGCCGTGGTAGAAGCTGCTGATGTAGCCGCCGATGGCAAGGTGCTTCTCACTTCCAGCGTAGGAGCTACCCCCACCTACCTGAACAAGGCAGATAAAGTCATCATCGAGCTTAATAGCTACCACCCGAAACAACTGCTCGGGTTCCACGATATTTACGAACTTCGTGACCCACCTAACCGCCGCCCGATCCCCATCAGCAATGCTGAAGACCGCATTGGTAGCCAGCGAGTCTGGGTGGACCCCAAGAAAATCGTTGGAGTGGTTGAAACCAACCGCCCGGATGAAATCGGAGGATTCACCCCTACTTCTGCAATCACCCAGAAGATCGGTGAGAATGTCGCCGAATTCCTCGCAGCTGAAATGGCCGCAGGTCGGGTGCCCTCAACCTTCCTCCCGATCCAGTCAGGTGTCGGCAACGTCGCCAATGCCGTACTAGGAGCCATGGGAGCGCACCCGGACATCCCCGTCTTCCAGCTCTACACCGAAGTCATTCAGGATTCTGTCATCGCCGGCATGAAAGAAGGCAATATCGGCTTTGCCTCCGGAGCGTCCCTAACAGTCTCGCCGGATGTCCTCCAGGACATCTATGCCAATCTGGAAAACTATCAGGGCAAGCTGCTTCTCCGCCCACAGGAAATTTCCAATAACCCTGAGATTGTGCGTCGACTCGGTATTATTTCGATCAATACCGCGCTCGAAACCGATATCTTCGGCAACGTCAACAGCACCCACGTGCTCGGCCAGAAGATGATGAACGGCATCGGTGGTTCCGGAGACTTCACCCGCAACGCCTATATTTCCATCTTCACTTGCCCATCCACAGCCAAAGGAGGGGCGATTTCAGCCATTGCTCCGCTCTGCTCCCACATGGACCACAGCGAACACTCAGTCCAGGTTCTGATCACCGAACAAGGGGTCGCCGACCTCCGCGGCAAAAACCCGGAAGAGCGAGCCATGAGCATCATCAACAACTGCGCAGCTCCTGAATACAAGGACCTACTGCTCAATTACTACAACACAGCCAAATCCGGACACACCCGCCAGTCGCTCGATTCCGCATTTGCCTTCCACAAGGCATTCATGGAAACCGGCAACATGCAGGACGCCAAAATCTAA
- a CDS encoding methylmalonyl-CoA mutase subunit beta, which produces MSQEPHKEGLLAEFPPHTYDQWHEAAEKLLKGAPFEKLLVSKTYEDITIQPIYRQEDIENLEHRKHLPGSGSLVRGSQSGGFLKAGWEISQEISPCMPPKWNEVAHQGLNGGQSELNVVLNNVTCNGYDMDQSEKTTCGLALENMEDMEVALDGVALDSISTFWRSGAGSVPVAALFFAAAKKQGIDLKNLRGCFEIDPLAECALQSHMTQSLQTRLMHMAALTKFAIKNAPQVQTICVQGNVYHNSGASATQELAYIIGTAVYYIEKMKKRGIEPADTLKHMRVQLSVGSDYFMEIAKIRATRWLWSKMAEAYGVENATVYIHASTSKWNKTRYDAHSNMLRVTSEAFAAVVAGVDALHVGPYDEIAGKSDEFSRRIARNIHIILREECGLDQVIDPAGGSNYIEWLTDQVAGKAWEIFQQIEKDGGMLRTLESGSVQKDIEAVYQKKRTNIRRRKDRIVGANMYPDLGNGPLTKQGCGKQNDHACALKAGSAAKRKDVAAIADITPSIEAEMIEQAIAAAEQGATVGQIGDATDLHAGRTFNIKQVPQRRAAEEFEALRDASAEFESKTGAAPVILQLNMGPSRRYRLRADWTAAFFEAAGFNIEGSTDFDTIDDAVAALQSTNTKVAVITSDDANYAECVVPLAKAIKQSQPETTLIVAGAAGYQEEAWREAGVDDFVNVRVNNYEMNLKLLKGAGVIA; this is translated from the coding sequence ATGAGCCAAGAACCACACAAAGAAGGCTTACTGGCAGAATTCCCGCCTCACACCTACGACCAATGGCACGAGGCAGCGGAAAAACTTCTCAAAGGTGCCCCCTTTGAGAAACTGCTTGTCAGTAAAACCTACGAAGACATCACGATCCAACCGATCTATCGTCAAGAGGATATTGAAAACCTCGAACACCGCAAACACCTTCCCGGATCGGGTTCCCTCGTCCGTGGTAGCCAAAGCGGTGGATTCCTCAAGGCTGGCTGGGAAATTTCCCAGGAAATCAGCCCATGCATGCCACCCAAGTGGAACGAAGTTGCCCACCAAGGACTCAACGGCGGTCAGAGTGAACTCAATGTCGTTCTGAACAACGTGACCTGCAATGGCTACGATATGGACCAGAGTGAGAAAACCACTTGCGGACTCGCCCTTGAAAATATGGAAGACATGGAAGTGGCACTCGATGGAGTAGCACTTGACTCCATCTCCACATTCTGGCGCTCCGGTGCCGGTTCCGTCCCTGTAGCTGCGCTCTTCTTTGCTGCTGCAAAAAAACAAGGTATCGACCTCAAGAACCTTCGCGGGTGTTTTGAAATCGATCCCCTCGCCGAGTGTGCCCTGCAAAGCCACATGACCCAGAGCCTGCAGACACGCCTGATGCACATGGCCGCCCTGACGAAGTTTGCGATCAAGAATGCACCCCAGGTTCAAACCATCTGCGTCCAAGGGAACGTCTACCACAACAGCGGAGCTTCCGCGACGCAGGAGCTCGCATACATCATCGGCACCGCCGTCTATTACATCGAGAAGATGAAAAAACGCGGCATCGAACCTGCCGACACGCTCAAACACATGCGTGTCCAACTCTCTGTCGGATCCGACTACTTCATGGAAATTGCCAAGATCCGTGCCACCCGCTGGCTCTGGAGTAAAATGGCCGAAGCCTATGGAGTTGAAAACGCCACAGTCTACATCCACGCATCCACATCCAAGTGGAACAAAACGCGCTACGATGCCCACAGCAACATGCTCAGGGTCACCTCGGAGGCCTTTGCTGCCGTTGTTGCCGGAGTTGATGCCCTGCACGTCGGCCCCTACGACGAAATCGCAGGCAAGAGCGACGAGTTTTCCCGCCGTATCGCCCGGAACATCCACATCATTCTACGTGAAGAATGTGGCCTTGACCAAGTCATTGATCCAGCCGGTGGTTCCAACTACATCGAATGGCTCACCGACCAGGTAGCGGGTAAAGCCTGGGAGATCTTCCAGCAAATCGAGAAAGACGGAGGCATGCTGCGCACGCTCGAATCCGGATCGGTTCAAAAAGATATCGAAGCGGTCTACCAGAAAAAACGGACCAACATCCGTCGGCGCAAAGATCGTATCGTTGGTGCCAACATGTATCCCGATCTTGGGAATGGCCCTCTGACCAAACAAGGGTGCGGCAAACAAAACGACCACGCTTGTGCTCTCAAAGCCGGCTCCGCTGCCAAGCGCAAGGACGTCGCAGCTATTGCTGACATCACACCTTCGATCGAAGCGGAGATGATTGAACAAGCTATCGCAGCTGCCGAGCAAGGAGCGACCGTTGGCCAAATCGGTGACGCCACCGACCTCCACGCCGGCCGGACCTTCAACATCAAGCAAGTTCCTCAACGCCGCGCCGCTGAGGAATTCGAAGCTCTGCGCGATGCCTCAGCTGAATTTGAAAGCAAGACCGGAGCCGCTCCGGTCATCCTTCAACTCAACATGGGACCATCCCGTCGTTATCGCCTGCGAGCCGACTGGACCGCAGCCTTCTTTGAAGCCGCTGGTTTCAATATCGAAGGCTCGACGGACTTTGATACCATCGATGATGCTGTTGCGGCCTTGCAGTCTACCAACACAAAGGTGGCAGTAATCACCTCGGATGACGCCAACTACGCCGAATGTGTGGTGCCTCTGGCTAAAGCAATCAAGCAAAGCCAACCCGAAACCACTCTCATCGTGGCAGGCGCTGCTGGCTATCAGGAAGAAGCGTGGCGCGAAGCCGGAGTCGATGACTTCGTCAACGTCCGCGTCAATAACTACGAAATGAACCTCAAACTTTTGAAAGGAGCAGGAGTAATCGCATGA
- the scpA gene encoding methylmalonyl-CoA mutase, which yields MSRPNFKDIPYTTSQENLSYEQWCAKLEKEQGKPIDEIVWNTMEQIPVKPLYTEEDTKDVEHTAYQAGIAPFLRGPYATMYCFRPWTIRQYAGFSTAEESNAFYRRNLAAGQKGLSVAFDLATHRGYDSDHERVVGDVGKAGVAIDSILDMEVLFKNIPLDKVSVSMTMNGAVLPVLAFYITAALEQGATLDQLAGTIQNDILKEYMVRNTYIYPPEPSMKIIADIFEFTSQKMPKFNSISISGYHMQEAGATADLEMAYTLADGWEYLKTGIEAGIDIDAFAPRLSFFWAQGKNHFMEVAKMRAARVLWAKIVNTFNPKNPKSLALRTHSQTSGWSLTEQDPFNNISRTTIEAMAATLGHTQSLHTNALDEAIALPTDFSARIARNTQLFLQDETEICRVIDPWGGSYYLEALTDSLIKKAWAHIEEVQELGGMAQAIEAGIPKMRIEEAAARRQARIDSGEETIVGVNKYRLEKEDPLDILDVDNTAVRLSQIERLNKLRAERNEDECQAALKALRDCAGGGEGNLLDLAVKATQARASLGEISDACEDHFGRYKATIRSISGVYGKEFSNKGDMKDIPELIQKFESKEGRRPRIMIAKMGQDGHDRGAKVVSTAYADMGFDVDIGPLFQTPAETAQQAVENDVHVIAMSSLAAGHKTLLPQLIEELTKLGREDIMVVCGGVIPAQDYDFLYENGAAAIFGPGTVIPESSKKVLELLLEQLEA from the coding sequence ATGAGCCGTCCCAACTTCAAAGACATCCCATACACAACCAGCCAGGAAAACCTGAGCTACGAACAGTGGTGTGCCAAACTCGAAAAAGAGCAAGGCAAGCCAATCGACGAAATCGTCTGGAACACCATGGAGCAGATTCCGGTGAAACCCCTCTATACCGAGGAGGACACCAAAGATGTGGAGCACACCGCCTACCAGGCAGGTATCGCTCCCTTCCTGCGCGGTCCTTACGCCACCATGTATTGTTTCCGACCATGGACGATCCGTCAGTATGCCGGATTCTCTACAGCCGAAGAATCCAACGCCTTCTACCGCCGCAACCTCGCTGCGGGACAGAAAGGCCTCTCCGTGGCATTCGACCTCGCAACCCACCGTGGTTACGACTCGGATCACGAACGAGTGGTCGGTGACGTCGGTAAAGCCGGTGTGGCAATCGATTCCATCCTCGATATGGAGGTGCTCTTTAAGAACATCCCTCTCGATAAGGTGTCGGTTTCCATGACCATGAACGGTGCGGTGCTTCCCGTGCTCGCCTTCTACATCACGGCGGCCCTCGAACAAGGAGCCACCCTCGATCAGTTGGCCGGAACCATCCAGAATGACATTCTCAAGGAATACATGGTGCGGAACACCTACATCTATCCGCCCGAGCCTTCGATGAAGATCATCGCCGATATCTTTGAGTTCACTTCACAGAAAATGCCGAAGTTCAACTCGATCTCGATCTCCGGTTATCACATGCAAGAGGCTGGCGCCACTGCCGACCTCGAAATGGCATACACCCTCGCCGACGGCTGGGAGTATCTCAAAACCGGTATCGAAGCAGGTATCGACATCGACGCCTTCGCTCCCCGCCTGTCCTTCTTCTGGGCCCAAGGCAAAAACCACTTCATGGAAGTGGCCAAAATGCGTGCGGCCCGTGTTCTCTGGGCAAAGATCGTCAACACCTTCAACCCGAAGAATCCTAAATCACTGGCACTGCGGACCCACTCGCAGACATCCGGATGGTCGCTCACCGAGCAGGATCCGTTTAACAACATCTCGCGCACCACGATCGAAGCTATGGCTGCCACGCTGGGCCACACCCAGTCGCTGCACACCAACGCGCTGGATGAAGCCATTGCTCTGCCAACCGACTTCTCCGCTCGTATTGCCCGGAACACCCAGTTGTTCCTTCAAGACGAAACCGAGATCTGCCGCGTGATCGACCCATGGGGCGGTTCTTACTACCTCGAGGCCCTCACCGACTCGCTCATCAAAAAAGCATGGGCCCACATCGAAGAGGTTCAGGAACTCGGCGGTATGGCTCAGGCGATCGAAGCCGGCATTCCCAAAATGCGCATCGAAGAAGCCGCTGCTCGCCGTCAGGCGCGAATCGACTCCGGTGAGGAAACCATCGTCGGTGTAAACAAATACCGACTGGAAAAAGAAGACCCGCTCGACATTCTCGATGTGGACAACACCGCTGTGCGTCTGTCCCAGATCGAACGCCTCAACAAATTGCGCGCCGAGCGCAACGAGGACGAATGCCAAGCTGCCCTCAAGGCCCTGCGCGATTGTGCTGGTGGAGGCGAAGGCAACCTTCTCGACCTTGCAGTCAAGGCCACCCAGGCCCGAGCATCGCTTGGAGAAATCTCCGATGCATGCGAAGACCACTTCGGTCGCTACAAGGCTACCATCCGTTCAATCTCGGGCGTGTATGGTAAGGAATTCAGCAACAAAGGTGATATGAAAGACATCCCCGAACTCATCCAAAAATTCGAGTCCAAGGAAGGACGCCGTCCCCGCATCATGATTGCCAAGATGGGGCAAGACGGTCACGACCGAGGAGCCAAAGTGGTATCCACCGCCTACGCAGACATGGGATTCGACGTCGATATCGGACCTCTGTTCCAGACACCCGCCGAGACAGCCCAACAAGCTGTCGAAAACGATGTGCACGTCATCGCCATGAGCTCGCTGGCTGCTGGTCACAAGACCCTGCTACCCCAGCTCATCGAAGAGCTAACCAAGCTCGGACGCGAGGATATCATGGTCGTCTGCGGTGGTGTAATCCCCGCTCAGGACTACGACTTCCTCTACGAAAACGGTGCTGCCGCGATCTTTGGTCCTGGCACCGTGATACCTGAATCCTCAAAGAAAGTTCTCGAACTTCTCCTTGAGCAGTTGGAAGCCTAA
- the meaB gene encoding methylmalonyl Co-A mutase-associated GTPase MeaB produces the protein MPRKIKPEWQPEDADEHHQYAGFVAPGVSGGHDGMPGPSPSARRRPLKKRRKLSLDDFEKGILDSNISVLSQAITLVESNNPEHEKTAQALLQRILPKSGTSIRIGITGVPGAGKSTLIENMGCMLCEMGHRVAILAVDPSSSVTGGSILGDKTRMENLVKQPNAFIRPSPSGGSLGGVGRKSRETMLLCEAAGYDVILVETVGVGQNEVTVRSMVDFYLLIMLSGAGDELQGMKKGVIEIADLLAVNKADGNNIQPARLAAAEYGRVLEFLQPATQGWKTKATTCSAFERPTLEDLWKIILEFVETTHASGAHDGRRKDQSIQWMHSMIEEELRNRFLRSEKIQQLLPDIEHQVANNTLPATSAVYQIMQEI, from the coding sequence ATGCCGCGAAAGATCAAACCAGAATGGCAACCCGAAGACGCTGATGAACACCACCAGTATGCAGGATTTGTCGCCCCCGGAGTCAGCGGGGGCCACGACGGCATGCCCGGCCCCTCGCCATCAGCCCGCAGACGACCACTGAAAAAACGCCGAAAACTCAGCCTGGATGATTTTGAAAAAGGGATTCTGGATTCGAATATCAGTGTGCTTTCCCAAGCGATCACCCTGGTCGAGAGCAATAACCCTGAACACGAAAAAACAGCTCAGGCACTACTCCAGCGCATTCTTCCTAAGTCAGGCACATCCATCCGCATCGGCATCACCGGCGTGCCCGGTGCCGGGAAAAGCACCTTGATTGAAAACATGGGCTGTATGCTCTGTGAAATGGGCCACCGGGTTGCAATCCTCGCGGTGGACCCCTCAAGTAGCGTCACCGGTGGTAGCATTCTCGGAGATAAAACCCGGATGGAGAATCTGGTTAAACAACCCAACGCCTTTATCAGACCATCACCATCGGGTGGATCCCTCGGAGGTGTCGGACGTAAAAGTCGGGAGACCATGCTGCTCTGTGAGGCTGCAGGCTACGACGTCATTCTTGTGGAAACCGTCGGCGTGGGGCAAAACGAAGTGACAGTCCGTTCCATGGTTGATTTCTATCTTCTGATCATGCTCTCCGGTGCAGGCGACGAGTTGCAAGGGATGAAAAAGGGCGTGATTGAGATCGCAGATCTGTTAGCTGTCAATAAAGCCGACGGCAATAACATTCAGCCTGCGCGTCTAGCGGCTGCCGAATACGGGCGGGTTCTCGAGTTTCTCCAACCCGCCACCCAGGGATGGAAAACAAAAGCCACAACCTGCTCGGCCTTTGAGCGTCCTACGCTCGAAGATCTCTGGAAAATCATTCTGGAATTTGTCGAAACCACCCACGCTTCCGGCGCGCACGACGGAAGGCGCAAGGACCAATCCATCCAATGGATGCACTCGATGATTGAGGAAGAACTGCGAAACCGCTTCCTCCGGAGTGAAAAAATTCAACAATTACTGCCCGATATTGAACATCAGGTTGCCAACAACACCCTGCCTGCGACGTCGGCGGTCTACCAAATCATGCAAGAAATTTGA
- a CDS encoding PEP-CTERM sorting domain-containing protein (PEP-CTERM proteins occur, often in large numbers, in the proteomes of bacteria that also encode an exosortase, a predicted intramembrane cysteine proteinase. The presence of a PEP-CTERM domain at a protein's C-terminus predicts cleavage within the sorting domain, followed by covalent anchoring to some some component of the (usually Gram-negative) cell surface. Many PEP-CTERM proteins exhibit an unusual sequence composition that includes large numbers of potential glycosylation sites. Expression of one such protein has been shown restore the ability of a bacterium to form floc, a type of biofilm.) gives MNSISKLAVFGSLLGLSLANPVNAAITLVSESFDYPDGNLAGNNTGTGFSDAWGSGNFTVLNGAAYSNPNSSTQNSTQNRSLNGFSETTFTLSLDYTVVANVEGSYDFHVVLLDDSGQTLFSLGNRNNQGSTGEFYVARLGTNSAGNAQSAYKLGGSETFSDTMTVDFSISGTSVTANLSSVAFPSMNTVLNRSDFAAAIDFTSGGTLRIEKSGLDGMQITTDNILITAVPEPSSSILMAMAGCTLLVRRRR, from the coding sequence ATGAATTCAATAAGCAAGCTTGCCGTATTTGGATCGTTGCTCGGACTCAGCCTGGCAAACCCAGTCAACGCAGCCATCACACTTGTCTCGGAAAGCTTTGACTATCCTGATGGCAATCTGGCTGGCAACAATACGGGAACCGGTTTTTCAGATGCCTGGGGAAGCGGAAATTTCACAGTCCTCAATGGTGCGGCCTATTCGAATCCTAATTCATCTACTCAGAACAGCACACAAAACCGAAGCCTCAACGGATTTTCCGAAACAACATTCACACTTAGCCTCGACTACACGGTTGTGGCCAATGTCGAAGGCTCTTACGACTTTCATGTCGTCCTGCTCGACGATTCAGGACAAACCTTGTTCAGCCTCGGCAACCGAAACAACCAAGGTTCTACCGGGGAGTTCTATGTAGCAAGGCTCGGAACAAACAGCGCCGGGAACGCGCAAAGCGCATACAAACTGGGAGGATCAGAAACCTTCTCAGACACCATGACGGTTGATTTTTCCATTTCTGGCACGTCCGTCACTGCCAACCTGAGTTCGGTCGCGTTTCCCAGTATGAACACTGTACTCAACCGCTCAGACTTCGCGGCAGCGATTGATTTTACGTCCGGAGGCACACTCCGCATCGAAAAGAGCGGCCTCGACGGAATGCAAATCACCACCGACAACATTCTTATCACTGCGGTTCCCGAACCCAGTTCCTCGATTCTGATGGCTATGGCAGGATGCACGCTGCTTGTCCGACGCCGACGCTAA
- a CDS encoding glycerophosphodiester phosphodiesterase family protein, whose amino-acid sequence MISNTVKNVMVAAVFWSISLPLVAGDSKPRDITKYDQHVFVVSHRAVYKSNPENSISSIKDCIAGGVDAVEVDVRRTKDGQLVLMHDSNVRRTTDGKGNVSSLTLEKIQSLRLKKHTRELMDERVPTLEEALRCCKDKIYVDLDLKGVSIEECMPVIKKVGCESIILYRGSYSLEEAEKITKKYPKIHYVPRFNFRKGRSTLAWPKNSNGIEYYQSHIDTLSSSSFDIGFNSLDHPAVSKEMIEALNKLNIRTWALTLRVSNYGGFVDRNTAVAPEKVWGELLDRGFSIIMTDKAEDLIKYLKAIDRH is encoded by the coding sequence ATGATAAGTAACACAGTTAAAAATGTAATGGTGGCCGCCGTATTTTGGAGTATTTCACTTCCGTTAGTGGCAGGTGATTCCAAACCACGAGATATTACGAAATATGATCAGCATGTTTTTGTCGTTTCTCATCGAGCGGTCTATAAAAGCAACCCAGAAAATTCAATTTCCTCCATTAAAGATTGCATCGCTGGTGGGGTAGATGCCGTTGAAGTTGATGTTAGACGAACCAAGGATGGTCAATTGGTGTTAATGCATGATTCTAATGTAAGAAGAACCACGGATGGAAAAGGAAATGTTTCGAGTTTAACTTTGGAAAAAATACAATCTCTGCGCCTTAAAAAACATACACGTGAATTGATGGATGAGCGGGTGCCCACTCTTGAGGAGGCTCTTCGCTGCTGCAAAGATAAAATCTATGTTGATCTGGACTTAAAGGGGGTATCGATTGAAGAGTGTATGCCGGTTATCAAGAAGGTTGGCTGTGAAAGTATTATTTTATACCGAGGGTCATACTCACTTGAAGAGGCTGAAAAAATAACGAAGAAATATCCTAAAATACATTACGTTCCCCGTTTCAATTTTCGGAAAGGTAGAAGCACACTTGCTTGGCCAAAAAATAGCAATGGGATCGAGTATTATCAAAGTCATATAGATACACTTTCATCATCTTCATTTGATATTGGTTTTAATAGCTTAGACCACCCTGCGGTTTCGAAGGAGATGATTGAGGCCCTCAATAAACTAAATATCAGAACCTGGGCACTCACATTAAGGGTAAGCAATTATGGTGGGTTTGTTGATAGAAATACAGCTGTCGCTCCTGAAAAAGTTTGGGGGGAATTATTAGACAGAGGCTTTTCAATTATCATGACCGATAAAGCAGAAGATCTTATCAAGTATCTTAAAGCAATTGACCGCCATTGA
- a CDS encoding LamG-like jellyroll fold domain-containing protein, which produces MKTQLISTALAVTVTVSSQAALYLQLTADDLGLTQGADVTSWTDSASGNVFGLESGASASTAPSYETNYNGSGHAAVLFDGVDDFLQDTSLAGTTPNTAEMTVFVVGQFVSYSNTRYLLSAQNNTVDSGDNRLRLAISGSDWRTRVGDGSNIDTSGDAADSDHHVFSIVSGQNATNAVVMQLDGSAILTGTHGTTANAANLDRLNLGAFSNVTDSTKDWANGYIAEIRIYDTSMTDAEINTIHNELSAKYAPVPEPSSAALLGLGGIALILRRSK; this is translated from the coding sequence ATGAAAACACAGCTAATATCAACTGCCCTTGCGGTAACCGTGACCGTTTCTTCTCAAGCGGCCTTATATCTACAGCTCACAGCCGATGATCTCGGATTAACACAAGGAGCTGACGTAACCTCCTGGACTGATTCAGCTAGCGGTAACGTCTTTGGTTTAGAAAGTGGGGCTTCAGCAAGCACGGCACCAAGCTATGAAACGAATTACAACGGAAGTGGTCACGCTGCGGTGTTATTTGATGGCGTTGATGATTTCTTACAAGATACGTCGCTAGCCGGCACAACGCCGAATACGGCGGAGATGACTGTTTTTGTAGTGGGGCAGTTTGTCTCTTATTCCAATACGAGGTATTTACTTTCTGCTCAGAATAATACAGTCGACTCTGGCGACAACCGGTTACGTCTAGCGATCTCTGGCTCAGATTGGAGAACGCGTGTTGGTGATGGTTCGAACATCGACACTAGTGGAGACGCAGCTGACTCGGATCATCATGTTTTCAGTATTGTATCAGGGCAAAATGCAACCAATGCGGTGGTTATGCAATTGGATGGATCAGCGATTCTAACCGGAACCCACGGCACTACGGCTAATGCGGCTAATCTAGACCGCTTGAATTTGGGAGCATTCTCAAATGTCACTGATTCAACGAAAGACTGGGCTAATGGATATATTGCCGAGATCCGAATCTACGATACGTCGATGACTGATGCTGAAATTAATACCATTCATAACGAACTCTCAGCCAAATACGCGCCCGTCCCAGAGCCCTCTTCCGCAGCCTTGTTGGGACTTGGCGGCATCGCCCTGATTCTGCGCCGTAGTAAATAA
- a CDS encoding DNRLRE domain-containing protein, protein MNKRPLITTLALLALPSLSNAATVLTPTDDSYSHNVDTVIHGAETIITNKYDIGGGVHVRIGYLKFDLSAYAGQTITSAQLTLTAAGTSGAIPDNTAFTLYGLKGTAAGNDWSEDTLTGADRPAGNGHGNHLDENDLYSGSASGLLSFNASPADGGVFNIGAGNADLLSFLNATKELTTGNVVTFMFNLSSADNDNTMNWYTKEDVGIGSGSRGSTLSLAVPEPSSVALLGLGGIALIMRRRK, encoded by the coding sequence ATGAACAAAAGACCTCTCATCACTACGTTGGCTCTGCTGGCGTTGCCCTCTTTGAGTAATGCAGCTACTGTGCTGACTCCCACTGACGATAGCTACTCACACAATGTTGATACGGTTATCCACGGCGCTGAAACAATAATCACCAATAAATATGATATTGGAGGAGGCGTTCATGTGCGGATAGGTTATCTCAAATTTGACCTTTCGGCCTACGCGGGTCAAACGATCACAAGTGCTCAACTCACCCTTACTGCGGCCGGCACGAGCGGCGCTATCCCCGACAACACGGCCTTCACTCTTTATGGTCTCAAGGGCACGGCTGCAGGCAATGACTGGAGTGAGGATACCCTCACAGGTGCAGATCGCCCGGCTGGCAACGGCCATGGAAACCATTTGGACGAGAATGATCTCTACTCGGGATCCGCATCAGGGCTGCTTTCATTCAATGCATCACCCGCTGATGGCGGAGTGTTCAATATTGGTGCCGGCAATGCCGACCTCTTGAGTTTCTTGAACGCTACGAAGGAGTTAACCACTGGAAATGTTGTTACTTTCATGTTCAATCTATCTTCTGCTGACAATGATAATACGATGAACTGGTATACAAAGGAAGACGTAGGCATTGGGTCTGGAAGTCGCGGCTCGACGTTGAGCTTGGCTGTCCCAGAGCCTTCTTCCGTGGCCTTGCTTGGTCTTGGCGGCATCGCTCTGATTATGCGCCGCAGGAAATAA